Proteins from a genomic interval of Flammeovirgaceae bacterium SG7u.111:
- a CDS encoding DUF5686 and carboxypeptidase regulatory-like domain-containing protein — MKFNLLLITFLLIGSQAFSQGIRGHIYDHEKQPLPYASLYIKQLETGTATNMDGFYEIKLKPGSYDLVFQYLGRETVSKKVAVGNDFLELDIVMPLQVYQLREVEVTAKREDPAYTIMRKAIAKSKYHLLQVDKYTANVYIKGGGRLKDSPFFLRKKLEKEGIDSSTVFLTESVTEVTFEQPNKLTENVISIRTVGENESAGPNQFIYGSFYEPMIAENFVSPLSPKAFVYYKFKLMGSYQDRGREVNKIRVIPRSRGDNVFTGYIYIMEDLWSIHSLDLYTYIKGFKIRMKQINAPIQEAVWMPVTYRFEVDGSIYGFDMEYKYLATVSDYKIELNPDLAVEMVVVDEKVEKKLAEVLAQEEKLDLPDENVEEVFKEKKKYTRKELKKVFKEYEKELEEQKEEPEVVVNTNMTIDSMAYKNDSLYWANIRPVPLNNMERNSYKKLDSLAVVQTEEEETGEESPKKKQRSHKGFHTEDVLFGNNYKLGDSSRLEYTSPLLSLNFNTVEGFNFNVPLTYKLKLNRHERLEIGATGRYAFSREQFSGKLMAAYKFNSKTKINEIQVEGGRFVSQFNGARAINPLINSFATLFWEQNHMKIYEKDYGKLNWLFQPQNEIKVNTNVEWGHRRELVNNTDLTWIKKDDKSYSPNAPQNIELDTTGFPTHQALTFDISIDYQPFLKYKIRNNKKTVIPYSSPIFNLSYRKGFKNIADSDVDFDALELGFKHRVNFGVKGRLDMNFYAGTFLNTNQLYFMDYKHFPGNLTVLQESDPVGSFRLLDYYNYSTAKNYMAGHLYYQFRKLLLTQIFEVRMLGWRENFLVNYLKTESSPHYTEVGYSIDNIFRFLRVEVVGNFYGSEFKGIGARIGISTDLDDLISF, encoded by the coding sequence ATGAAGTTCAACTTACTTCTCATCACTTTTTTGTTGATAGGGTCACAAGCTTTTTCCCAAGGGATAAGAGGTCATATTTATGACCATGAGAAACAACCCTTGCCCTATGCATCGCTCTATATCAAGCAACTTGAAACAGGAACTGCTACCAATATGGATGGTTTTTATGAGATAAAACTAAAGCCAGGTTCCTATGATTTGGTTTTTCAATACTTGGGACGGGAGACCGTAAGCAAAAAAGTGGCGGTTGGGAATGATTTTTTAGAGCTGGATATAGTCATGCCTTTGCAGGTGTACCAGCTCCGAGAAGTGGAGGTGACAGCCAAACGGGAAGATCCTGCCTATACTATTATGCGGAAGGCGATTGCCAAAAGTAAATACCACCTTTTGCAGGTAGATAAATATACGGCAAACGTCTATATAAAAGGCGGGGGAAGGCTGAAGGATTCACCTTTTTTCTTGAGGAAAAAACTAGAGAAGGAAGGGATAGATTCTTCTACGGTGTTTTTAACGGAATCGGTAACGGAGGTGACATTTGAGCAGCCTAATAAGCTTACGGAAAATGTGATTTCGATCCGGACGGTTGGGGAAAATGAATCGGCAGGGCCTAACCAATTTATTTATGGAAGTTTTTACGAGCCAATGATTGCCGAAAACTTCGTATCCCCACTTTCGCCCAAAGCATTTGTGTATTACAAATTCAAACTAATGGGTTCTTACCAAGACCGAGGGCGAGAAGTGAACAAAATCAGGGTAATTCCACGCTCTAGGGGCGATAATGTATTCACTGGTTATATCTATATAATGGAAGATCTTTGGAGTATCCATAGCCTCGATCTTTACACCTACATAAAAGGGTTTAAAATCAGGATGAAGCAAATTAATGCACCTATCCAAGAAGCCGTTTGGATGCCCGTGACGTACAGGTTTGAAGTAGATGGCTCTATTTACGGCTTCGATATGGAATATAAATACCTCGCTACGGTGAGCGACTATAAGATTGAGCTTAATCCAGATTTGGCTGTGGAAATGGTGGTGGTAGATGAAAAAGTGGAAAAGAAACTGGCCGAGGTACTGGCGCAAGAGGAAAAGCTGGATTTGCCAGATGAAAACGTAGAAGAGGTTTTTAAGGAAAAGAAAAAATATACTCGCAAAGAGCTGAAAAAAGTATTTAAAGAATACGAAAAAGAACTGGAGGAACAAAAAGAAGAGCCTGAGGTGGTCGTCAACACCAACATGACCATCGATTCGATGGCTTACAAAAATGATTCGCTTTACTGGGCAAATATTCGCCCCGTCCCATTGAACAATATGGAGCGGAATAGCTATAAAAAGTTAGATAGTTTGGCAGTGGTACAAACCGAGGAGGAAGAAACTGGAGAAGAAAGTCCTAAAAAGAAACAGCGTAGCCATAAAGGGTTCCACACTGAGGATGTTTTATTTGGTAACAACTATAAGCTGGGCGATAGCTCAAGGTTAGAATATACATCGCCTTTGCTTAGCTTAAACTTCAATACGGTGGAAGGTTTCAATTTTAATGTGCCGCTCACTTATAAGTTGAAGTTAAATAGACATGAAAGGCTTGAAATAGGCGCTACGGGTAGATATGCTTTTTCCAGGGAGCAGTTTAGCGGGAAATTAATGGCTGCGTACAAATTCAATAGCAAAACTAAGATAAACGAGATCCAGGTAGAAGGAGGAAGGTTTGTGAGTCAGTTCAACGGGGCAAGGGCGATCAACCCGCTTATTAACTCTTTTGCTACACTATTTTGGGAGCAGAACCATATGAAAATCTACGAGAAAGATTATGGAAAACTTAACTGGTTATTCCAGCCCCAAAATGAAATTAAAGTAAATACGAACGTGGAGTGGGGGCACAGGCGTGAGCTGGTGAACAATACAGACCTGACTTGGATAAAGAAAGACGACAAATCCTACTCACCCAATGCGCCGCAGAATATTGAGCTGGACACTACGGGCTTTCCCACGCACCAAGCACTCACTTTTGATATTTCTATAGATTATCAACCATTTTTGAAATACAAGATAAGGAACAATAAGAAGACCGTTATCCCTTATTCTTCACCTATATTCAACCTTTCTTATCGAAAAGGATTTAAAAATATAGCAGATAGCGATGTGGATTTTGATGCGCTGGAACTGGGCTTCAAACATCGGGTGAACTTTGGTGTGAAGGGCAGGTTGGATATGAATTTTTATGCAGGTACTTTCCTCAATACCAACCAACTCTATTTCATGGACTACAAGCATTTTCCGGGTAACCTAACCGTGCTTCAGGAGTCCGACCCAGTTGGTAGCTTCCGTTTGCTCGATTATTATAATTACAGTACGGCTAAAAACTACATGGCGGGCCATTTGTATTATCAGTTCCGCAAGTTGCTGCTTACGCAAATTTTTGAAGTGAGGATGCTGGGCTGGAGGGAAAACTTTTTGGTCAACTACCTCAAGACCGAAAGCTCGCCGCACTACACCGAAGTGGGCTACAGCATCGATAATATTTTCAGGTTTTTGCGAGTGGAAGTGGTTGGGAATTTTTACGGCTCAGAGTTCAAGGGAATTGGGGCAAGAATTGGGATTTCCACCGATTTGGATGATTTGATTAGTTTTTAG
- a CDS encoding ABC-F family ATP-binding cassette domain-containing protein → MNYLSISGLGKSYGERVLFQDISFGIGKGEKVALVAKNGAGKSTLLRILTGKDTPDEGDVAVNNDITLGFLEQEPFFEDTWTVADYIFEADTPVIKAVKSYDLSLEKYEEDPSEANLQDLQDATEQMDKHQAWDFDAKVKQVLGQLGIYHLQDMAAKLSGGQQKRLALSRVLIAEPDLLILDEPTNHLDLDMTAWLEEFLSKQNVTLLLVTHDRYFLDNICTKIVEIDNEKIYTYQGNYSLFLEKKAEREADEAKTVDKARNLLKTELEWMRRMPKARGTKAKYRIDNFHDLKDKAAGKGPEGEVTINTNMSRLGKKILEPKNVSKSYGDKVLVDNFSYVFKRQEKIGIVGKNGVGKSTFLNLMTQKIQPDSGTIDTGETIVFGYYEQAGIDISDKKRVIDVVREIAEYITLADGSNISAGQFLTLFLFPPKMHYTLVETLSGGEKRRLYLLTVLLKNPNFLILDEPTNDLDLATLQVLEDFLGNFPGCLIVVTHDRFFLDKMVDHLFIFEGEGKITDFNGKYTEYRDYKLEQEQLAKQEEAAKKKAAAKTEKPKEKKKGLSYKEQKEYEALGEEIEQLEEEKEKVTEEISSGTMPHDKLQEASEKISGLIKLIEEKTDRWLELAEVAEG, encoded by the coding sequence ATGAATTATCTGTCGATATCGGGTCTGGGCAAATCTTACGGGGAAAGAGTATTATTTCAAGACATCAGTTTTGGAATAGGGAAGGGGGAAAAAGTTGCCTTGGTGGCGAAGAACGGTGCGGGGAAATCTACCTTGCTGAGGATTTTGACGGGGAAAGATACGCCCGACGAAGGTGACGTGGCAGTGAATAATGATATCACTCTTGGCTTTTTGGAGCAAGAGCCTTTTTTTGAAGATACTTGGACAGTAGCCGACTATATTTTTGAGGCAGATACTCCCGTGATAAAGGCGGTAAAAAGCTATGACCTCAGCTTGGAAAAGTACGAGGAAGATCCGAGCGAGGCAAATTTACAAGACCTTCAAGATGCCACCGAGCAAATGGACAAGCACCAAGCGTGGGATTTTGATGCCAAAGTGAAGCAGGTGTTGGGGCAGTTGGGGATTTACCATTTGCAAGATATGGCTGCCAAGCTTTCGGGTGGGCAGCAAAAAAGGCTTGCCCTCAGCCGAGTGCTTATAGCCGAGCCAGATTTATTGATCTTGGATGAGCCAACCAACCACTTAGACCTCGACATGACTGCATGGCTCGAAGAGTTCCTTTCCAAGCAAAATGTCACTTTGCTATTGGTTACTCACGACCGTTATTTCTTGGATAATATCTGTACCAAGATAGTGGAGATAGACAACGAAAAGATCTACACATATCAAGGGAATTATTCTCTCTTTTTGGAGAAAAAAGCAGAGCGGGAAGCGGACGAGGCCAAGACTGTTGATAAAGCCAGAAATTTGTTGAAAACTGAGCTGGAATGGATGAGGCGAATGCCCAAAGCAAGGGGGACAAAGGCAAAATATAGGATTGATAATTTCCACGACCTAAAGGATAAAGCTGCTGGGAAAGGTCCTGAGGGCGAAGTTACCATCAATACGAACATGTCCCGATTGGGCAAAAAGATACTAGAACCCAAAAATGTTTCGAAGTCTTACGGTGACAAAGTACTTGTTGATAACTTCAGCTATGTGTTCAAAAGGCAAGAGAAAATAGGGATAGTTGGGAAGAATGGTGTGGGGAAATCGACCTTCCTCAATTTGATGACCCAGAAGATTCAGCCCGATAGTGGGACCATAGATACTGGGGAAACAATTGTTTTTGGTTATTACGAGCAAGCAGGTATTGATATCAGCGATAAAAAGCGGGTAATTGATGTAGTGAGGGAAATAGCCGAGTACATCACGCTAGCAGATGGTAGCAATATTTCGGCTGGGCAATTTCTTACCCTTTTCCTTTTTCCGCCCAAAATGCATTATACACTAGTGGAAACTCTCAGCGGAGGGGAAAAGAGACGTTTGTACCTGTTGACAGTCTTGCTCAAAAACCCTAACTTTCTGATACTGGATGAGCCAACCAACGACCTTGATTTGGCTACACTACAAGTGCTGGAAGATTTCTTGGGGAATTTCCCAGGCTGCCTGATAGTGGTTACCCACGATAGGTTTTTCCTCGATAAAATGGTGGATCACTTGTTCATTTTTGAAGGAGAAGGAAAAATCACCGATTTCAACGGGAAGTATACCGAGTACAGGGACTACAAACTGGAGCAAGAGCAGCTAGCTAAACAAGAGGAGGCGGCTAAGAAAAAGGCGGCTGCTAAAACAGAAAAGCCGAAAGAGAAGAAAAAAGGGCTTTCTTACAAAGAACAGAAAGAATATGAGGCGCTTGGAGAAGAGATAGAGCAGCTGGAAGAGGAAAAAGAAAAGGTAACAGAGGAGATTAGTAGCGGGACGATGCCGCATGATAAGTTGCAAGAAGCATCGGAAAAAATCTCTGGGCTAATAAAGCTTATTGAAGAGAAAACAGACAGGTGGCTAGAGCTAGCTGAAGTTGCCGAAGGTTAA
- a CDS encoding serine hydrolase domain-containing protein, translating into MKKKLYFILLLFMALSVEVSAQHFHYYADSLLEDFEKYDGFSGTVMVLHKGLPVYTKSLGFANIEWQIPNSLNTKFYIASISKQFTAAVILQLEQEGKINLKAPITTYIPNYRKDTGKKITIHHLLSHRSGLPNYTSIPFVWEDSLRNHYSIDEMVEKLCSGDLETKPGTVYNYNNTGYFLLAKVIENVERKPYREVLKSRIFIPLEMNNTGVPKPQEIISNLANGYTLYRGQFSQANYTYMPNLAGAGNIYTTVGDLLKWNDALNRQTILSPKSMELMQTPYSEGKEWIFPYENGYGYGVGISDIGISANESTKLIFHSGHISGYSGFFARFIEEQTTVIILSNMGNISTPNMNKLSVALMQLVKNAERGFGD; encoded by the coding sequence ATGAAAAAAAAGCTATACTTCATACTACTTCTTTTTATGGCGCTTTCTGTGGAAGTGAGTGCCCAACATTTTCATTATTATGCTGATAGTTTGCTTGAGGACTTCGAAAAATACGACGGGTTTTCAGGGACGGTAATGGTCTTGCACAAAGGGCTGCCAGTCTATACAAAGAGTTTAGGGTTTGCGAATATAGAATGGCAAATCCCTAATTCTTTGAACACTAAATTTTATATAGCTTCTATTAGCAAACAGTTTACTGCTGCTGTCATTCTACAACTAGAGCAGGAAGGGAAAATCAATCTCAAAGCTCCAATCACGACGTATATTCCAAATTACAGAAAAGACACGGGTAAGAAAATCACCATCCATCATTTGCTTTCCCACCGCTCAGGCCTCCCTAATTATACTAGCATACCCTTTGTGTGGGAAGATTCACTTCGCAATCATTATTCTATAGACGAGATGGTTGAAAAGCTGTGTAGCGGCGATTTGGAGACCAAACCAGGGACTGTGTACAACTATAATAACACGGGCTATTTCCTTCTGGCAAAAGTTATAGAAAATGTGGAAAGAAAGCCTTACAGAGAAGTGCTGAAATCCCGGATCTTTATTCCTTTGGAAATGAATAATACGGGAGTGCCCAAGCCCCAGGAAATCATTTCCAACTTGGCAAATGGCTACACGCTTTATCGTGGGCAGTTTTCTCAAGCGAACTACACGTACATGCCGAACTTGGCTGGAGCAGGGAATATTTATACCACAGTTGGCGATTTGCTCAAATGGAACGATGCCTTGAACCGCCAAACCATTCTTAGTCCTAAAAGTATGGAGTTGATGCAAACTCCTTATTCGGAAGGAAAAGAATGGATATTTCCCTACGAAAATGGCTACGGCTACGGTGTTGGCATTAGCGATATTGGTATCAGTGCCAACGAAAGCACTAAGCTGATTTTTCATAGTGGACATATTTCAGGATATAGTGGCTTTTTTGCAAGATTTATAGAAGAGCAAACCACTGTGATTATCTTGAGCAATATGGGGAATATCAGTACCCCAAATATGAATAAGCTTTCAGTAGCACTTATGCAATTGGTTAAAAATGCAGAAAGAGGCTTTGGTGACTAA